One window of Macrococcus sp. 19Msa1099 genomic DNA carries:
- a CDS encoding MarR family transcriptional regulator, which translates to MEESNFFRLVHDGNQLSYKMISLFLKHFDHKLNISQVILLEYIKRNGHAKPSDIAKALGFTYGAITTMTNKLVEMEYVVRINHSGDRRVVMLNITETGLKVLEEAESVGKQVRNAVYDILSEEELKQMKQIQEKLLNHVASIKTL; encoded by the coding sequence ATGGAAGAATCTAACTTCTTCAGACTTGTTCATGATGGGAATCAACTTAGCTATAAGATGATATCGTTATTTTTAAAGCACTTTGACCATAAACTTAACATTTCCCAAGTAATATTACTCGAATATATTAAGCGAAATGGTCATGCAAAGCCTTCAGACATTGCAAAAGCATTAGGTTTTACATATGGTGCAATTACGACAATGACAAACAAGCTTGTAGAAATGGAATATGTCGTGCGTATTAATCATTCAGGTGACAGACGTGTCGTAATGCTCAATATAACTGAAACAGGTTTGAAAGTGTTGGAAGAAGCAGAAAGTGTTGGAAAGCAAGTACGTAATGCAGTATATGATATATTATCTGAAGAAGAACTTAAACAAATGAAACAGATTCAGGAAAAATTATTAAATCATGTAGCATCAATCAAAACATTGTAA
- a CDS encoding glucose 1-dehydrogenase encodes MERLKDKVIIITGAAQGMGKVHAERAIAEGAKVVITDINEEKGQAVAVTLGSDALFIKHNVVSESDWENVVQTTLEYWGKIDVLVNNAGITYNMKIEEITLDDYMKIVNINQVSVFLGIKSVTATMKAQNSGAIINISSMNGLAGGAIGYTDTKFAVRGMTKAAARELSPFNITVNSVHPGVIHTPMLEQPGVKEAVDKFKQMIPMRRVAQAEEVSNMIIFLASDEARYSTGSEFVIDGGVTATV; translated from the coding sequence ATGGAACGTTTAAAAGACAAAGTAATTATTATTACGGGTGCAGCTCAGGGTATGGGGAAAGTGCATGCAGAGCGTGCAATTGCAGAAGGCGCTAAAGTAGTGATTACAGATATAAATGAGGAAAAGGGGCAAGCTGTAGCAGTGACATTAGGCTCAGATGCATTGTTTATCAAACATAATGTTGTAAGTGAATCAGATTGGGAAAATGTTGTACAGACGACACTTGAATATTGGGGTAAGATTGATGTGCTTGTTAATAATGCTGGTATTACATATAATATGAAAATTGAAGAAATTACTTTAGATGACTATATGAAGATTGTAAATATTAATCAAGTTTCTGTGTTCTTAGGTATTAAGTCAGTAACCGCAACTATGAAAGCTCAAAATTCAGGTGCGATTATTAATATATCATCTATGAATGGTCTTGCCGGCGGCGCAATTGGATATACAGATACGAAGTTTGCGGTAAGAGGTATGACAAAGGCAGCAGCAAGAGAATTATCACCGTTTAATATTACAGTAAACTCTGTGCACCCTGGTGTTATTCATACACCGATGCTTGAACAACCTGGCGTAAAAGAAGCGGTGGATAAATTTAAACAAATGATTCCAATGCGTCGTGTAGCGCAAGCTGAAGAAGTTTCAAATATGATCATATTCTTGGCATCAGATGAAGCAAGATATTCAACAGGCTCAGAATTTGTCATTGACGGTGGTGTAACAGCCACTGTTTAG
- a CDS encoding sodium-dependent transporter, with translation MERQSGFTSKLGFILASAGSAIGLGAMWKFPYVMADNGGAAFLILFIIFTLFIGLPILMSEFVMGVAGETYSTRAFSKLSGKKKYDLIGYLGNIGVFLLMSFYSVIGGFILIYIIRTIKVIFTGDATKDYTVLFGSIISNPLNTIAGVILFLALTGIIVIKGVQNGIERVSKFMMPMLFVMFLIMIIRSITLPNAMEGVSFFLNPDFNKLDQEAVLFALGQSFFSLSVGFGGMLTYASYMKKGTDLVQAGGYIVLLNILVTLLAGLAIFPATASLGIDNAQGPGLLFIVLPYVFNQLPFGSMFYLIFLLLFFFATITSSINLVEINVSNMTKNDNTKRLKSVLVIILGIFIVSIPCALSFGPISDMKFLKGTFFDNMDFLVSNIMLPIGVLCYTLFSGYVLDKKIMKAYFVQKPYQNKLFNVWIILLRYVIPLVILLVIINQLVQ, from the coding sequence ATGGAGAGGCAATCAGGTTTCACATCAAAATTAGGTTTTATACTAGCAAGTGCAGGTTCAGCGATAGGGTTGGGGGCGATGTGGAAATTCCCTTATGTGATGGCTGATAATGGAGGAGCAGCATTCCTTATTTTGTTTATCATTTTCACTTTATTTATTGGATTACCAATATTAATGAGTGAATTTGTGATGGGCGTCGCTGGGGAGACTTATAGTACACGAGCATTTAGTAAGTTATCTGGTAAGAAGAAGTATGATTTAATCGGCTATCTTGGTAATATCGGGGTATTTTTATTAATGAGTTTTTACAGCGTTATCGGCGGCTTCATCTTAATATATATTATTCGTACGATAAAAGTGATTTTTACTGGAGATGCGACCAAAGATTATACAGTGTTATTTGGTAGTATCATATCAAATCCATTGAATACAATTGCAGGGGTTATTTTGTTCCTGGCATTAACGGGCATTATTGTTATTAAAGGGGTGCAAAATGGTATTGAACGTGTCTCTAAGTTTATGATGCCGATGTTATTTGTAATGTTTCTCATTATGATCATTCGATCAATAACATTACCAAATGCGATGGAAGGTGTATCATTCTTTTTAAATCCAGACTTTAATAAACTAGATCAAGAAGCCGTTTTATTTGCGTTAGGACAATCGTTCTTCTCTTTATCTGTAGGGTTTGGGGGGATGTTGACTTATGCTTCTTATATGAAAAAAGGAACTGATCTTGTGCAAGCAGGAGGATATATTGTATTACTTAACATTTTAGTAACGTTATTAGCGGGATTGGCGATATTTCCAGCCACGGCATCTTTGGGCATAGATAATGCACAAGGCCCAGGTTTACTCTTTATCGTGTTACCTTATGTCTTTAATCAGCTACCATTTGGTTCGATGTTCTATTTAATTTTTTTATTGCTATTTTTCTTTGCAACAATTACGTCATCCATCAATCTTGTAGAAATCAATGTTTCAAATATGACAAAGAATGATAATACGAAACGTCTGAAGTCTGTTCTTGTGATTATTTTAGGTATCTTCATTGTAAGTATTCCATGCGCACTATCATTTGGACCGATAAGTGACATGAAGTTCCTAAAAGGAACATTCTTTGATAATATGGACTTCCTTGTATCCAATATCATGTTACCAATTGGTGTATTATGCTATACGTTGTTCTCAGGTTACGTATTAGATAAAAAGATAATGAAAGCATACTTCGTCCAGAAGCCATATCAGAATAAACTGTTTAATGTATGGATCATATTACTGCGATATGTTATTCCACTGGTCATATTATTGGTGATTATCAATCAATTGGTGCAGTAA
- a CDS encoding pyridoxamine 5'-phosphate oxidase family protein, which produces MNQKEIYDKLFELIEKNDIAMMTTIQDNKLVSRPMSYQDVDANGDIWFMSTRTEKTEEIEQDNRVNLSFANKGYVSISGNAFIVNDNDKIKEYWSKGIEAFLKTNPEDPNVVLIKVVPETAEYWATDESVKTVVEGIKSLFSKEKGSRENSSLNESLNLK; this is translated from the coding sequence ATGAATCAAAAAGAAATCTATGATAAGTTATTTGAACTGATTGAAAAGAATGATATTGCAATGATGACAACCATTCAAGATAATAAACTCGTTTCACGACCAATGAGTTATCAAGATGTAGATGCGAATGGGGATATTTGGTTTATGTCAACACGCACTGAAAAAACTGAAGAAATTGAGCAAGATAATCGTGTGAACTTATCATTCGCTAATAAAGGATATGTATCAATCTCAGGAAATGCCTTTATCGTAAATGACAACGACAAGATTAAAGAATACTGGAGTAAAGGAATAGAAGCTTTCTTAAAAACAAATCCTGAAGATCCAAATGTCGTGCTTATCAAAGTAGTTCCAGAAACTGCTGAATACTGGGCAACAGATGAATCAGTGAAAACTGTTGTTGAAGGCATTAAATCACTTTTTTCCAAAGAAAAAGGTAGTAGAGAAAACAGTTCATTGAATGAATCACTTAATCTTAAATAA
- a CDS encoding catalase: protein MTNKKDEQLEAFRRDHSEDTALTTNQGLKMAEDEFSLKAGERGPTLLEDFHFREKMTHFDHERIPERIVHARGYGAHGEFEVYEDLSNYTKAKFLTDTSKKTPVFVRFSTVQGSKGSNDTVRDARGFATKFYTEEGNYDLVGNNIPVFFIQDAIKFPDLVHAIKPEPHNEIPQGGTAHDTFWDFFAQNPESTHMTMWTMSDRGLPKSFRTMEGFGVHTFRLINKEEKSHFVKFHWKPLLGTHSLVWDEAQIIAGKNSDFNREDLYESIEKGDYPEWELGLQIISEEDEFKFDFDILDPTKLWPEEEVPVKRVGKMTLNRNVDNVFAETEQVAFHPGHLVPGIDFSNDPLLQGRLFSYTDTQLSRLGGPNFHQIPINRPVCPFANNQRDGMHQSFVHKGQTSYHKNAINNNNPHTTPVEEGGFESYHEKIDAHKVRARSESFKDHYSQAKLYYNSLTQPEKEHLRDGFAFELGKCKHDFVKENAIANINKVDKDLATQIADKIGVQAPTTDEEVKSDKKSPALSMENTIKKLDTLSVAIIVTASSKEAEIKDIVQNLSDNKVNFKLVAEKAMTIGAFKVSETFDTVHSTFFDGIIVLDAKVPLLPPAKDYIEAANRHFKTIGFSKQAEAAIDATSVKKDEPGIIEIDASANNYLDALVKQRHWDRQP from the coding sequence ATGACTAATAAAAAAGATGAGCAATTAGAAGCATTTCGTAGAGACCACTCAGAAGATACTGCACTTACGACAAACCAAGGATTAAAGATGGCAGAAGATGAATTCTCGCTTAAAGCTGGAGAACGTGGACCAACCTTATTAGAGGACTTCCATTTCAGAGAAAAAATGACGCATTTTGACCATGAAAGAATTCCTGAAAGAATTGTACATGCTCGTGGCTATGGTGCACATGGAGAATTTGAAGTATATGAAGATTTAAGTAATTATACTAAAGCGAAATTTTTAACAGATACATCTAAAAAGACACCTGTATTTGTACGTTTTTCGACAGTGCAAGGTTCTAAAGGATCAAATGATACAGTACGTGATGCACGCGGATTTGCGACTAAATTCTATACTGAAGAAGGGAATTATGATTTAGTAGGTAACAATATTCCTGTATTCTTTATTCAGGATGCAATCAAATTCCCGGACTTAGTACACGCAATAAAACCAGAACCACATAATGAAATTCCTCAAGGTGGAACAGCTCACGACACGTTTTGGGATTTCTTTGCACAAAACCCCGAGTCAACACATATGACGATGTGGACGATGAGTGATAGAGGCCTTCCGAAGAGCTTCCGTACAATGGAAGGGTTCGGTGTGCATACATTCCGTTTAATCAATAAAGAAGAAAAGTCACACTTTGTGAAATTTCATTGGAAACCTCTACTCGGCACACATTCTTTAGTATGGGATGAAGCGCAAATTATCGCGGGGAAAAACTCTGACTTTAACCGTGAAGATTTATATGAATCAATCGAAAAAGGTGACTATCCAGAATGGGAATTAGGACTACAAATTATTTCAGAAGAAGATGAATTTAAGTTTGATTTCGATATATTAGATCCAACGAAATTATGGCCAGAAGAAGAAGTGCCAGTTAAACGTGTGGGTAAAATGACTTTAAATCGCAATGTAGATAATGTCTTTGCAGAAACAGAGCAAGTTGCATTCCATCCAGGACATCTTGTACCGGGAATTGACTTTAGTAACGATCCATTATTACAAGGGCGATTATTCTCATATACTGATACACAGTTATCTCGTTTAGGTGGACCAAACTTCCACCAAATTCCTATCAACAGACCTGTATGCCCATTTGCGAATAATCAACGTGATGGTATGCACCAATCATTTGTGCATAAAGGACAAACATCCTACCATAAGAATGCAATCAATAATAATAATCCCCATACGACACCCGTTGAAGAAGGTGGATTTGAATCTTACCATGAGAAGATTGATGCACATAAAGTGCGTGCCAGAAGTGAAAGTTTTAAAGATCACTACTCACAAGCAAAGTTATACTATAATAGCTTAACGCAGCCTGAAAAAGAGCATCTAAGAGATGGATTTGCTTTTGAATTAGGTAAATGTAAGCATGATTTCGTTAAAGAAAATGCAATTGCTAATATTAATAAAGTAGATAAAGACTTAGCGACTCAAATTGCAGATAAAATTGGCGTTCAAGCCCCTACAACAGATGAAGAAGTGAAATCAGATAAGAAATCACCGGCACTTAGCATGGAAAACACAATTAAGAAGTTAGACACATTATCTGTCGCTATTATAGTTACTGCAAGTTCAAAAGAAGCAGAGATTAAAGACATCGTGCAAAACTTAAGCGATAACAAGGTTAATTTTAAACTTGTTGCTGAGAAAGCAATGACAATTGGAGCATTTAAAGTATCTGAGACATTTGATACAGTGCACTCTACATTCTTTGACGGTATTATCGTACTGGATGCAAAAGTACCCCTCTTGCCACCAGCGAAAGACTATATTGAAGCAGCAAATCGCCACTTTAAGACAATTGGTTTTAGTAAACAAGCTGAAGCAGCAATCGATGCAACATCTGTGAAAAAAGATGAGCCAGGTATCATTGAAATTGATGCCTCTGCAAACAATTATCTTGATGCATTAGTAAAACAAAGACATTGGGATAGACAACCATAA